The following proteins are encoded in a genomic region of Desulfurococcaceae archaeon:
- the thpR gene encoding RNA 2',3'-cyclic phosphodiesterase has protein sequence MSELIRTFIAVEVENKDVLRKLIEVRDQLAATGTDLKPVEDENIHLTLRFIGEVPAGLVKVLCNEISGLKFQQFQIHVKGLGAFPSPTRPRVIWAGVSEGSDKLVELYRLVETITRKLGVQPEREEFVPHITLIRVKGPRNVDRLLKVMNSLLDTDFGYSNVTEVYVKRSVLTPSGPVYSNLCSVKLF, from the coding sequence TTGAGCGAGCTCATTAGAACGTTCATAGCAGTAGAAGTAGAGAATAAAGATGTCTTGAGGAAGCTAATAGAGGTTAGGGACCAGCTAGCGGCTACAGGGACGGACTTAAAACCCGTTGAAGACGAAAACATACACCTGACTCTTAGATTTATAGGCGAAGTACCCGCTGGACTCGTTAAAGTTCTATGTAACGAGATTTCCGGTTTGAAGTTCCAGCAATTCCAGATACACGTTAAAGGTTTGGGCGCGTTTCCTTCGCCCACTAGGCCACGTGTAATATGGGCTGGCGTCAGCGAAGGATCGGATAAGCTGGTAGAGCTATACAGACTCGTGGAGACCATTACTAGAAAGCTCGGAGTACAGCCCGAAAGAGAGGAGTTCGTACCACACATAACACTCATAAGAGTAAAGGGCCCTAGAAACGTGGATAGGTTACTCAAGGTAATGAACAGCCTCCTCGATACGGACTTCGGGTATTCCAATGTGACAGAGGTCTACGTAAAGAGGAGTGTTCTAACGCCCAGTGGACCAGTATACAGTAACCTATGTAGCGTTAAGCTGTTCTAG
- a CDS encoding AAA family ATPase translates to MPRTFILVTGMPGSGKSIVVSVAKELGIPVYTMGDVVRDETLRMYGTITPELMVETSRLLRERFGEDIIALRTLERVREDHRVVLIDGVRSLKEVELFQKYGDVVIIAVHASPKTRFKRLLERKRPGDPSSYEEFARRDLAELGFGLGHVIALADHVIINEDTPEKAREEARRILTSLVGPHGRNCC, encoded by the coding sequence GTGCCTAGAACATTCATACTTGTCACGGGCATGCCTGGTTCTGGTAAGAGCATAGTAGTGAGCGTTGCAAAGGAGCTTGGTATACCCGTTTACACGATGGGTGATGTTGTTAGAGATGAGACTCTAAGGATGTATGGCACAATTACGCCGGAATTAATGGTCGAGACGTCCAGGCTTCTCAGGGAGCGGTTCGGCGAGGACATAATCGCGTTAAGAACGCTTGAAAGGGTGCGAGAAGATCATCGCGTAGTACTGATCGACGGCGTTAGGAGCCTTAAGGAAGTGGAACTCTTCCAGAAGTACGGCGACGTGGTAATAATCGCAGTACACGCATCCCCTAAGACGAGGTTTAAGAGACTACTAGAGAGGAAGAGGCCTGGAGATCCTTCAAGCTACGAGGAATTCGCAAGACGGGACTTGGCGGAACTGGGCTTCGGCCTTGGTCACGTCATAGCATTAGCAGACCATGTTATTATAAACGAGGACACGCCTGAAAAAGCCCGCGAAGAAGCTAGAAGAATACTGACCAGCCTGGTGGGACCTCATGGTAGAAATTGCTGTTGA
- a CDS encoding RNA-binding domain-containing protein, which produces MVEIAVEAEVRPTEDVEKVKKALSTVVNASEFVIEEIAAGFKVIRTKCDRIECMEPLRNTIKIQQIEPAVRAYLYKYKSKGVLTVMLHKQVAYVGKISLVDDARESPLGPIKVEVSGTEEEIEELIDYLTGK; this is translated from the coding sequence ATGGTAGAAATTGCTGTTGAAGCCGAGGTAAGGCCCACGGAGGACGTAGAAAAGGTAAAGAAAGCCCTGTCAACTGTGGTAAATGCGAGTGAATTCGTAATAGAAGAGATCGCAGCAGGCTTTAAGGTCATTAGAACTAAGTGCGATAGGATCGAGTGCATGGAGCCACTTAGAAACACCATTAAAATCCAACAAATAGAGCCGGCCGTGAGAGCCTACCTGTACAAGTATAAAAGCAAGGGCGTGTTAACGGTGATGTTACATAAGCAAGTAGCTTACGTAGGTAAAATCTCGCTAGTAGATGATGCACGGGAATCCCCGCTGGGTCCGATAAAGGTCGAAGTCTCGGGTACCGAAGAGGAGATCGAGGAATTAATAGATTACCTAACAGGCAAGTAA
- a CDS encoding ribonuclease Z, which yields MVNARIYFLGTGAAMPITRLLPCIALKVDSDVYLLDPGEGCQAKMFRTGLSPLKVKVVFITHGHGDHYLGLPGLLQSMTLSNRKEPLTIAVPKQLKDALVAVLKSGLVKPGFKLDLLGIDENFIYVDPKISAKPFPVDHGVEAYGFHITVGKKTLCYTGDTAPVRSVIESCKGVDILIHEATFTGIYEKEAHEQKHSTSVDAAKVALECGAKMLILFHISARHGVEETFFDAYRIFKNTVVAVDGMMVML from the coding sequence ATGGTGAATGCCAGGATATACTTCCTGGGAACAGGTGCAGCAATGCCCATTACGAGGTTACTACCCTGCATAGCCCTTAAAGTAGACTCTGATGTGTACTTATTGGACCCCGGTGAAGGGTGCCAGGCAAAAATGTTCAGAACAGGCCTTAGTCCATTAAAGGTCAAGGTTGTTTTCATAACGCACGGCCACGGAGACCACTACTTAGGGTTACCTGGATTACTGCAGTCAATGACTTTATCAAATAGAAAAGAGCCCCTCACTATAGCTGTGCCGAAGCAACTTAAGGATGCACTGGTTGCAGTGCTTAAGAGCGGGCTCGTAAAGCCGGGCTTCAAGCTGGATCTTCTGGGCATAGACGAGAACTTCATTTACGTCGATCCGAAGATCTCTGCAAAGCCCTTCCCAGTAGATCATGGCGTGGAAGCATATGGCTTCCACATCACTGTGGGCAAAAAGACACTATGTTATACCGGCGACACGGCACCAGTGCGGAGTGTGATAGAGAGCTGTAAAGGCGTAGATATTCTGATACACGAAGCTACGTTTACAGGTATATACGAGAAAGAGGCCCACGAGCAAAAGCACTCAACTTCTGTAGACGCAGCAAAGGTCGCCCTCGAGTGCGGGGCCAAAATGTTGATTTTATTCCACATTAGTGCAAGGCACGGCGTCGAGGAAACGTTTTTCGATGCCTATAGGATTTTCAAAAATACGGTAGTGGCGGTTGATGGGATGATGGTGATGCTATAG
- a CDS encoding RNA methyltransferase: MKTYFVLRGGNEHLAEGELKALLEVYSPHESLECYTMICSSTAGLDVAAKIMRRAGFIKESGLLLGVYSAYSLTGAKEVAEVVGDRVIHLSVYKSTVSSRAVKEFLDAVGLKQGTRIGEEKRLIFSSGLVFVGIKKYVQSRKSMLIRTRNMPFKRSIALTPDIARVLINLSRAREGEVLLDPFAGTGVILVEAWSMGVRGIGVDLDWKLVKGMSFNVEYFKSNSIVIIGDSRYLSYEAVDHVATDLPYGKGASTHGTEIKQLYSSFVERLSEYLSKNGYACFMAPLWLEDYVDEIISTHGLKLAGRYYDYVHSALTRVINVVKW, translated from the coding sequence TTGAAAACGTACTTCGTACTACGTGGTGGCAACGAGCACCTCGCAGAAGGCGAGTTAAAAGCACTCCTCGAAGTGTACAGTCCACATGAGAGTTTAGAGTGCTACACGATGATATGCTCATCTACGGCAGGGCTAGACGTAGCCGCCAAGATCATGAGAAGAGCCGGTTTTATTAAAGAGAGCGGCTTACTTCTCGGCGTTTACAGTGCCTACTCTCTCACAGGCGCTAAAGAAGTTGCTGAAGTTGTTGGGGACAGGGTTATACATCTATCCGTGTACAAGTCTACCGTTAGCAGTAGGGCAGTCAAGGAATTCCTAGACGCAGTGGGCCTTAAGCAAGGTACCCGGATTGGAGAAGAAAAAAGACTCATATTTTCCAGTGGACTGGTTTTCGTCGGTATTAAGAAGTACGTACAAAGCAGGAAGTCAATGCTTATAAGGACTAGAAACATGCCATTTAAGAGAAGCATAGCGTTAACGCCCGATATCGCGAGGGTGCTTATCAATCTTTCAAGAGCCCGTGAAGGAGAGGTTCTTCTAGATCCGTTTGCCGGTACAGGAGTGATCCTAGTCGAGGCGTGGTCCATGGGCGTGAGAGGTATTGGCGTGGACTTAGACTGGAAACTCGTTAAGGGCATGTCTTTTAACGTTGAATACTTCAAGTCCAATTCCATAGTGATAATAGGCGATTCCCGGTACCTCTCCTACGAAGCGGTGGATCACGTTGCTACCGACCTACCTTATGGTAAGGGCGCTAGCACGCATGGAACTGAAATCAAGCAGCTTTACAGCTCGTTCGTTGAAAGGCTTTCAGAGTACTTATCAAAAAACGGTTATGCGTGCTTCATGGCGCCACTATGGCTCGAGGACTACGTAGACGAAATAATAAGTACCCATGGGTTAAAGCTAGCTGGAAGATACTACGACTACGTGCACAGCGCCCTCACGAGGGTTATTAACGTGGTGAAGTGGTAA
- the prs gene encoding ribose-phosphate diphosphokinase: MVKYLVVIIGYPGYWLTEELSRAIEADLLTVQEKVFPDGELYIKLTAPEKIASQDVIVVSTLFPEQDRRLFKTLLIINAAKNAGAKKVIALIPYLAYSRQDKVFLPGEPISACLVTKSLRVAGANVLITVDVHSTRVLECFEGPVINVVVSDVLVARALSYLEKPVIIAPDKGALERAFIAARVHGLDYDYLIKQRDRVTGTVMYTPRELSIKGRDVIMVDDIISTGGTISEASKMLLENGARKVVVAATHGLLVGDAVKKLEASGALRVLLADTLGIRHEHRLIEYVSVTHRVVEELKKVL; encoded by the coding sequence ATGGTGAAGTACTTGGTAGTGATAATTGGTTATCCTGGTTACTGGTTAACGGAGGAGTTGTCAAGGGCCATTGAAGCCGACCTCTTAACTGTCCAGGAAAAAGTGTTTCCCGATGGTGAACTATACATTAAGTTAACAGCTCCCGAGAAAATCGCTTCACAGGACGTCATAGTGGTGTCAACGCTGTTCCCGGAACAGGATAGAAGGCTTTTTAAGACGTTGCTAATAATTAATGCCGCTAAAAATGCAGGCGCTAAAAAGGTCATCGCGTTAATCCCCTACCTCGCGTACTCTAGGCAAGACAAGGTCTTCCTACCCGGCGAACCCATTTCAGCATGTCTAGTGACCAAGTCGCTCAGAGTAGCGGGTGCCAACGTGCTAATTACGGTTGATGTTCATAGTACACGTGTACTAGAGTGCTTTGAAGGTCCTGTAATTAACGTCGTGGTATCAGATGTTCTGGTAGCTCGGGCTTTGAGCTACCTCGAAAAACCGGTTATAATTGCACCGGATAAAGGCGCCTTGGAAAGAGCGTTTATTGCGGCGAGAGTTCACGGGCTCGACTACGACTACCTTATTAAGCAACGTGATAGAGTCACGGGAACAGTAATGTATACTCCCAGGGAGCTAAGCATTAAGGGCAGGGATGTAATTATGGTAGATGACATTATAAGTACCGGTGGCACAATTTCAGAAGCCTCAAAGATGTTGCTCGAAAACGGTGCCAGGAAAGTAGTCGTAGCGGCCACTCACGGATTACTAGTCGGCGATGCCGTGAAGAAGCTAGAGGCTTCCGGCGCACTTAGAGTTTTACTAGCAGATACGCTGGGAATAAGACACGAGCACAGGTTAATAGAGTACGTTAGCGTGACTCATAGAGTAGTAGAGGAGTTAAAAAAGGTCCTTTAA
- the amrS gene encoding AmmeMemoRadiSam system radical SAM enzyme, which yields MYRPEAFDPSRPGIALARLWRGLEGGRVTCDLCHRRCIIVPGAFGACGVRYNHNGALYTTVYGILTAANADPIEKKPLMHFHPGACVFSISTAGCNFYCKFCDNWVLSQSRRDRIFGEPYEPEDVVEQAKRSGCHGLSYTYNEPTIFFEFVQDTAKIAKKEGLFNTMVTNGYITPEAIRELKGLMDAATVDFKSGGNKEFYRKYMGVPDPEPIFESLLEMKKEGLWIEVTNLVIPEVGDKVEDVKKLAKWIAENLNEETPFHLLRFHPDYLLRDLPSTPISTLEKLAKTAMECGLKHVYVGNVWGHPLENTYCPKCRTLVVERAGFFVSKWKLKNDFTCPSCGYRLNFRGEFHGVRYRSLLWW from the coding sequence ATGTACAGACCCGAAGCATTCGATCCTAGTAGACCGGGTATTGCGCTCGCACGGCTATGGAGGGGCTTAGAAGGGGGCAGAGTAACCTGCGATCTTTGCCACAGGAGGTGCATCATAGTGCCCGGTGCCTTCGGTGCTTGTGGTGTCCGCTACAACCATAACGGGGCACTCTACACTACCGTATACGGCATACTCACAGCCGCGAACGCTGACCCCATAGAGAAAAAGCCATTAATGCACTTCCACCCCGGTGCATGTGTATTTTCCATATCGACGGCTGGTTGCAACTTCTACTGTAAGTTCTGCGATAACTGGGTTCTAAGCCAAAGCAGGAGGGACAGGATATTCGGTGAACCCTATGAACCAGAGGATGTGGTAGAACAAGCTAAACGCAGTGGATGCCATGGATTGAGCTACACCTACAACGAGCCAACAATATTCTTCGAGTTTGTACAAGACACAGCTAAGATAGCGAAGAAAGAAGGGCTTTTCAACACTATGGTCACGAACGGCTACATCACCCCAGAGGCGATTAGGGAGCTAAAAGGGCTCATGGATGCCGCCACGGTAGACTTCAAGAGCGGTGGCAACAAGGAGTTCTACAGGAAGTACATGGGTGTACCAGACCCGGAACCCATATTCGAAAGCTTACTAGAAATGAAAAAAGAGGGTTTATGGATCGAAGTAACAAACCTTGTTATACCAGAAGTGGGTGATAAGGTCGAGGACGTTAAAAAGCTCGCAAAATGGATTGCTGAAAATCTCAACGAGGAAACACCGTTCCACCTACTGCGATTCCATCCAGACTACCTATTACGAGACTTGCCATCAACACCTATCTCAACCTTAGAGAAGCTCGCTAAAACGGCCATGGAGTGCGGCTTAAAGCACGTATATGTGGGAAACGTGTGGGGACATCCACTTGAAAACACGTACTGTCCTAAGTGCAGAACGCTAGTCGTAGAAAGGGCCGGTTTCTTCGTGTCCAAGTGGAAGTTAAAAAACGACTTTACATGTCCTAGTTGTGGTTACAGGCTTAATTTCCGTGGGGAATTCCACGGTGTGAGGTATAGGAGCCTACTCTGGTGGTAG
- a CDS encoding ATP/GTP-binding protein has translation MPYFIVVLGTAGSGKTSLSSVLHTYLTSHQLDAIIVNLDPAVEELPYDPDIDVRDYVDARDIMKKTGLGPNGALIASIDLLLVDIEDIKEDVWSYKANYVIIDTPGQMELFAFRHTGPLALRAIIGDAKAVATFLIDSTYTTEPSNLFSALLLAASTHVRLKLPLINVLTKIDLLPPGELEKTMEMLEDPDVLAASIANEKDPRLIWGFNEVSSLLDKLLVFSIIPVSNVTGEGIDDLYALVQRVVAGGEDYYTEEPSPVL, from the coding sequence ATGCCCTACTTCATCGTCGTTCTAGGCACGGCAGGTAGTGGCAAGACGTCGCTGTCAAGCGTGCTACACACGTACTTAACTAGCCACCAGCTAGATGCGATAATCGTTAACTTAGATCCTGCCGTTGAAGAGCTACCATACGACCCTGACATTGACGTAAGAGATTACGTTGACGCGAGGGATATAATGAAGAAAACGGGACTAGGACCCAACGGCGCCTTAATAGCATCCATAGACCTACTCCTGGTAGACATAGAGGACATTAAGGAAGATGTATGGAGCTATAAAGCGAACTACGTGATCATAGATACCCCGGGCCAGATGGAGCTCTTCGCGTTCAGGCACACGGGACCGCTAGCACTTAGAGCTATCATCGGCGATGCCAAAGCAGTCGCCACCTTTCTAATAGACTCAACGTATACGACCGAACCTTCAAATCTCTTCTCCGCATTACTACTGGCAGCATCAACGCACGTGAGGCTTAAACTCCCACTAATAAACGTCTTGACTAAAATAGATCTGCTCCCGCCGGGTGAACTCGAAAAAACCATGGAAATGCTCGAAGACCCGGACGTGCTAGCTGCTAGTATAGCCAATGAAAAAGACCCTAGGTTGATATGGGGGTTTAACGAGGTATCAAGCTTGCTGGATAAGTTACTAGTATTTAGCATAATACCCGTATCTAACGTAACAGGCGAGGGCATAGACGACCTCTACGCATTAGTGCAGAGAGTAGTTGCAGGAGGCGAAGATTACTATACAGAAGAGCCTAGTCCTGTTTTATGA